The following coding sequences lie in one Mycobacterium gordonae genomic window:
- a CDS encoding LppX_LprAFG lipoprotein: MKLKLWSRAGAGAAAAVVVTALVLTGCGSPKNSTSGSGSNAPNVDAASTVKQAAEAMRKVTGMHVSLTVTGSVPNLEVTKLDGDVSNTPQTVANGTATLTVGKSPVDSKFVFVDGHLYSDVAEPGKFTDYGNGASIYEVSTLLDPDKGLAHLLANLQSPKVSGTEQINGVATTKITGTSSTDDVATLAGSRLSPQNAPPTPTTVWIASDGSYHLVKIEITPVENGSVSMTMSEWGKQVTATKPV, translated from the coding sequence ATGAAACTGAAGCTCTGGTCCCGAGCCGGCGCCGGGGCCGCAGCAGCGGTCGTGGTGACGGCCCTGGTGCTCACCGGCTGTGGCAGTCCCAAGAACAGCACGTCCGGCAGCGGGTCCAACGCACCCAACGTCGACGCCGCGAGCACCGTCAAACAGGCCGCGGAGGCGATGCGCAAGGTCACCGGGATGCACGTCAGCCTCACCGTTACGGGCTCGGTGCCCAATCTGGAGGTGACCAAGCTCGACGGCGACGTCTCCAACACGCCGCAGACCGTGGCCAACGGCACCGCGACGCTGACGGTCGGCAAGAGTCCCGTCGACTCGAAGTTCGTCTTCGTCGACGGCCACCTCTACTCCGATGTCGCAGAACCCGGGAAATTCACCGACTACGGCAACGGCGCATCGATCTATGAAGTCTCCACGCTGCTCGATCCCGACAAGGGCCTGGCCCACTTGCTGGCCAACCTGCAGAGCCCGAAAGTGAGCGGCACCGAGCAGATCAACGGCGTCGCGACCACGAAGATCACCGGTACATCGTCGACTGACGACGTCGCAACGCTGGCCGGGTCACGCCTGAGCCCGCAGAACGCGCCGCCCACCCCGACCACTGTCTGGATCGCCTCGGACGGCTCCTACCACCTGGTCAAGATCGAAATCACCCCGGTCGAGAACGGGTCGGTGTCGATGACCATGTCGGAGTGGGGCAAACAAGTCACCGCGACCAAGCCGGTCTAG